Proteins found in one Plasmodium gaboni strain SY75 chromosome 13, whole genome shotgun sequence genomic segment:
- a CDS encoding putative SNARE protein: MSDFSRDMSNNENSKKIALYSILIYKYDSCNQPIFLTSALDLSSFPFFHRSSLKEHIYFHSRLVCGRTQKGTREVIELESGIGHLHIYTNKENNISVLVLSTSSYPLRIAFSLIDLTHKLFAQKCRGMYEHVRQDLKEGMLIQNELNDLLKKYQNPSEADKLSRVQKDLDEVKDVMLKNIEDLLQRGEKLDDLMKKSQDLSNSSYQFYRQAKKNNQCCSLY; this comes from the exons atgaGTGATTTTTCAAGGGATATGtcaaataatgaaaattCAAAAAAGATCGCATTGTATTCTATattaatatacaaatatgaTTCATGTAATCAACCGATTTTTTTAACATCGGCACTAGATTTATCTTcatttcctttttttcATAGATCATCATTAAaagaacatatatattttcattcaCGTCTTGTATGTGGAAGAACACAAAAAGGTACACGTGAAGTTATAGAACTCGAATCTGGCATAGGTcatttacatatttatacaaataaagaaaataatattagtGTCTTAGTACTTTCAACTTCTTCATATCCTTTAAGAATTGCATTTTCTCTAATCGATCTAACACATAAATTATTTGCTCAAAAATGTAGAGGTATGTATGAACATGTTCGTCAAGATTTAAAAGAAGGTATGCTAATTCAAAATGAACTTAAcgatttattaaaaaaatatcaaaatCCTTCAGAGGCTGATAAATTGTCAAGAGTACAAAAAGATCTAGACGAAGTAAAGGATGTtatgttaaaaaatattgagGACCTTTTACAAAGAGGAGAAAAGTTAGATGACCTCATGAAGAAAAGTCAGGACCTTTCTAATTCCTCCTACCAATTTTATAg acaagccaaaaaaaataacCAGTGTTGTAGCCTATACTGA
- a CDS encoding dihydrofolate synthase/folylpolyglutamate synthase (part of same gene as PGSY75_1324800A~gap found within coding sequence): SSSKKVGNWLVHEKQGNINEEDALKLYKRGCIPLIIKNAFLECCKDNSILLICGTFFVFDEVLNTFDIHSDMQDTIFMNEPSLV; encoded by the exons AGTAGCTCTAAAAAGGTTGGAAACTGGTTAGTTCATGAGAAACAAGGAAATATTAATGAAGAAGATGCCCTTAAGTTATACAAAAGAG GTTGCATACCACTAATAATCAAAAATGCATTTCTTGAATGCTGCAAAGACAAtagtatattattaatatgtgGAACGTTTTTTGTGTTTGATGAAGTTTTAAATACTTTTGATATTCACTCTG aTATGCAAGATACCATTTTTATGAATGAACCATCTCTTGTTTAA
- a CDS encoding dihydrofolate synthase/folylpolyglutamate synthase (part of same gene as PGSY75_1324800B~gap found within coding sequence), whose amino-acid sequence MEKNQNDKSNTNDINHMNEKSGNYDKNNINNSIDKNDEHVMSDVLHKINNKREIKSYSECLELLYKTHALKLGLDNPKKLNESFGHPCDKYKTIHVAGTNGKGSVCYKIYTCLKLKKYKVGLFSSPHIFSLRERIIVNDEPISEKELIHLVNEVLNKAKKLYINPSFFEIITLVAFLHFLNKRVDYAIIETGIGGRLDATNILTKPEVIVITSIGYDHLNILGDNLPIICNEKIGIFKKDSNVVIGPSVAIYKNVFDKAKELNCTIHTVVPEPRGERYNEENSRIALRALEILNINIDYFLKSIIPIKPPLRIQYLATEQIQYIKKMFSPDNLEHNEQYPRAVILDVGHNETAIDRLCTDINYFHKGQNIRVCISITKPRNLSVFHPFIAQFGDTLK is encoded by the coding sequence atggaaaaaaatcaaaatgataaaagtaacacaaatgatataaaccatatgaatgaaaaaagtggaaattatgataaaaataatataaataattccattgataaaaatgatgagCATGTTATGAGTGACGtattacataaaataaataataagagAGAAATAAAATCTTACAGTGAGTGCttagaattattatataaaacacATGCCCTAAAATTAGGACTTGATAACCCCAAAAAATTGAATGAATCTTTTGGTCACCCTTgtgataaatataaaactaTTCATGTTGCAGGGACAAATGGGAAAGGGTCTGtatgttataaaatatatacatgtcttaaattaaaaaaatataaggTGGGTCTTTTTTCATCACCtcatatattttctttGAGAGAAAGAATAATAGTAAACGATGAACCTATAAGTGAAAAAGAGTTAATACATTTAGTAAACGAAGTATTAAATAAAgcaaaaaaattatatataaatccATCTTTTTTTGAAATTATTACGTTGGTTGCATTTTTACactttttaaataaaagGGTAGATTATGCTATAATAGAAACAGGAATTGGAGGGCGCTTAGATGCAACGAATATATTAACCAAACCAGAAGTTATTGTAATTACTTCGATAGGATATgatcatttaaatatattagGTGATAATTTGCCTATTATATGTAATGAAAAAATTggaatttttaaaaaggaTTCTAATGTTGTAATAGGACCATCAGTAgctatatataaaaatgtcTTTGATAAGGCAAAAGAATTAAATTGTACTATACATACAGTAGTGCCTGAACCAAGAGGAGAAAGatataatgaagaaaattCAAGAATAGCATTGCGCGCCttagaaatattaaatataaatatagattACTTTTTAAAATCTATTATACCAATTAAACCACCTTTAAGAATACAATATTTAGCTACTGAGCAgatacaatatataaagaaaatgttCTCACCAGATAATTTAGAACACAATGAACAATATCCTCGTGCTGTTATTTTAGATGTAGGTCACAATGAAACTGCAATAGATAGATTGTGTACTgatattaattattttcataagGGACAAAATATAAGGGTATGTATATCTATAACAAAGCCGAGAAACTTGAGTGTATTCCATCCGTTCATAGCTCAATTTGGCGACACCTTAAAG